In Arachis hypogaea cultivar Tifrunner chromosome 2, arahy.Tifrunner.gnm2.J5K5, whole genome shotgun sequence, a genomic segment contains:
- the LOC112754221 gene encoding uncharacterized protein, whose amino-acid sequence MDDWEDEQIAPIDLNKKEVTKSKWDDEDVDENDVKESWEDEDEPALASAPAPKTTEKAPKKSEKAAEKKGKSVEPVKEESLDPVAEKLRQQRLVKEADYKSTKELFGGGEKDEKNLDTFIPKSESDFLEYAELISHRLRAFEKSYHYIGLLKAVMRLSMVQLKGADAKDIASSVTAIAKEKIKAEKEANAGKKKGGKKKQLIVEKPDDYFAISDRYEALDDYDFM is encoded by the coding sequence ATGGACGATTGGGAGGATGAGCAAATTGCACCTATTGACCTTAACAAAAAAGAAGTGACTAAAAGTAAATGGGATGATGAAGATGTGGATGAAAATGATGTAAAGGAATCATGGGAGGATGAAGATGAGCCTGCTCTGGCATCGGCACCTGCCCCTAAAACAACCGAAAAGGCTCCTAAAAAATCTGAAAAAGCTGCTGAAAAGAAGGGAAAGAGTGTAGAACCAGTAAAGGAAGAATCGTTGGATCCTGTGGCTGAAAAACTTAGACAACAAAGACTGGTTAAAGAAGCAGATTATAAGAGTACCAAAGAATTGTTTGGTGGTGGGGAAAAAGATGAGAAAAACCTTGATACTTTCATACCCAAGTCAGAGAGTGATTTCTTGGAGTATGCAGAGCTCATCTCACACAGGCTTCGTGCTTTTGAGAAAAGCTATCATTATATTGGTTTGCTGAAGGCTGTAATGAGACTATCTATGGTTCAATTGAAAGGAGCCGATGCAAAAGACATTGCATCTTCAGTTACTGCCATTGCAAAAGAGAAGATAAAAGCAGAGAAAGAAGCCAATGCTGGGAAAAAGAAAGGTGGCAAGAAAAAACAGCTTATTGTTGAAAAACCGGATGATTATTTTGCTATCAGTGATCGATATGAGGCTTTGGACGATTATGATTTCATGTGA
- the LOC112728864 gene encoding inactive cytochrome P450 76AD1-like: MPHQHPLLSYIEYYFYYYPIFLLMMVILVWPCLHFFIKKVSKPTIKMPPGPYPYPIIGNILELLSHKPYESLFHLSKTYGPIMTLKFGTLTAIVISSPEIAKEALTKHDLAFSNRQVLHITTALGHNKVSMVWSPVCDHWRTLRKLCSTNIFSPQRLESTSKLRNKKVQELVNFVGTCSTKGEAIDIGNVVFITIMNSLSNTLFSMDLAHYYGASDDDHHGSQNFKELIEGILDDAGKINVVDLFPILSFLDPQGLRGRCEESFKRLLEVFNDIFEERMRLKVLSSDKSSFGGTFYDVLDCFLDLPKVYESSELSRHHLLHLFLDLFIAGLETTTSTVEWAMAELVHNPKKMAKAKEELLQILGRDENPKESDISKLPYLEAIVKETFRLHTPIPILFHKSNFNVEINGFKVPKHAEVLVNLWAIGRNSSIWSNPNSFVPERFQEWKMDTKDNNFDLELEEECVLQFHWYIE; this comes from the exons ATGCCACACCAACATCCATTATTATCATATAtagagtattatttttattattacccAATATTTCTCTTGATGATGGTTATCCTTGTATGGCCATGCCTTCATTTTTTCATCAAGAAAGTTTCCAAACCCACCATAAAAATGCCACCAGGTCCTTACCCTTATCCCATAATAGGAAACATCTTAGAACTACTTAGCCATAAACCCTATGAATCACTCTTTCACCTTTCCAAAACATATGGCCCCATAATGACTCTCAAGTTTGGAACCTTAACCGCTATTGTAATCTCTTCTCCAGAGATAGCCAAAGAAGCATTAACCAAACATGACTTAGCATTTTCCAATAGGCAAGTCCTTCATATCACTACAGCACTTGGCCACAACAAAGTCTCTATGGTGTGGTCACCCGTATGTGATCATTGGAGAACACTAAGAAAACTATGTTCCACAAACATATTCTCCCCTCAAAGGCTTGAATCAACTAGCAAACTTCGCAACAAAAAAGTGCAAGAATTGGTGAATTTTGTGGGAACATGTTCCACCAAAGGTGAAGCTATTGATATTGGTAATGTTGTGTTCATAACAATAATGAATTCATTGTCCAATACCCTTTTTTCTATGGATCTTGCACACTACTATGGAGCTAGTGATGATGATCATCATGGATCTCAAAATTTCAAGGAGCTTATAGAGGGTATATTGGATGATGCTGGAAAGATTAACGTTGTAGATCTTTTTCCAATTCTAAGTTTCCTTGATCCACAGGGCCTTAGAGGAAGGTGTGAAGAATCTTTTAAAAGGTTGTTGGAGGTTTTCAATGATATTTTTGAGGAAAGAATGCGACTAAAAGTATTATCGTCCGACAAAAGCAGTTTTGGAGGAACTTTTTATGATGTACTAGATTGTTTCTTGGATCTTCCCAAAGTGTATGAGTCTTCAGAACTGAGTCGCCACCATTTATTACATCTATTTCTA GACTTGTTTATTGCTGGATTAGAGACAACAACAAGCACGGTGGAATGGGCAATGGCAGAATTGGTGCATAACCCTAAAAAAATGGCTAAAGCCAAAGAAGAGCTTTTACAAATTCTTGGTAGAGATGAAAACCCTAAAGAATCAGACATATCAAAGCTACCTTACTTGGAGGCAATTGTAAAGGAAACATTTCGGTTACACACTCCAATTCCCATTTTGTTCCACAAATCAAATTTCAATGTAGAAATCAATGGCTTCAAAGTTCCCAAACATGCAGAAGTTTTAGTTAATTTATGGGCCATAGGACGAAATTCTAGCATTTGGAGTAATCCAAATTCCTTTGTGCCAGAGAGATTTCAAGAGTGGAAAATGGACACAAAAGATAACAATTTTGATTTGGAGCTGGAAGAAGAATGTGTCCTGCAATTTCATTGGTACATAGAATAG